One genomic segment of Methanolacinia paynteri includes these proteins:
- the rdgB gene encoding RdgB/HAM1 family non-canonical purine NTP pyrophosphatase: protein MNLKVVTGNPNKAKEVAAYFGDFVVVEHVKLDLPEYRSDDVGEIASGKAKAAYEAVGEPLIVDDTGFYIRALNGFPGAYAAFVLDTIGMEGVLKLMENKPERSAYFETAIAYADEKGIFIFKGRVEGEITSFPRGEEGFGYDPVFSVGGKTLAEIPLAEKSAISHRSRALEEFKKWFVENRL, encoded by the coding sequence ATGAATCTTAAGGTTGTCACCGGAAATCCGAACAAGGCGAAGGAGGTCGCGGCCTATTTCGGGGACTTTGTCGTTGTCGAGCATGTAAAACTCGATCTTCCCGAGTACAGGAGTGACGATGTCGGGGAAATCGCCAGCGGAAAGGCGAAGGCCGCTTATGAAGCGGTGGGGGAGCCGCTTATCGTGGATGATACAGGCTTCTATATACGGGCGCTAAACGGATTTCCCGGTGCATATGCGGCTTTTGTTCTTGATACTATCGGAATGGAAGGAGTCCTTAAGCTCATGGAGAACAAACCCGAACGGAGTGCTTACTTCGAGACGGCGATAGCATATGCCGATGAGAAAGGGATCTTCATCTTTAAGGGAAGAGTCGAGGGCGAGATCACTTCCTTTCCCCGTGGCGAAGAGGGCTTCGGCTACGATCCCGTGTTCAGCGTCGGAGGAAAGACCCTTGCCGAGATCCCGCTCGCGGAGAAGTCTGCAATCTCCCATCGCAGCAGGGCGCTTGAAGAGTTTAAAAAATGGTTCGTTGAGAACAGGCTGTAA
- a CDS encoding VIT1/CCC1 transporter family protein, whose translation MESGFSKDISGILDHFQKNEITEHQIYEKLAEREKDPHNKEVLGRIAGDELKHYNIIKKLTGKEFSPDKRRILWFTAMARVFGLTFTIKLMEKGEKRAQSGYSEIKEKFPEISRILADEERHELELADMINEEKLGYMGSVVLGLNDALVELTGALAGFSFALQNTALIGAIGLITGIAAALSMAASEYLSEKADGGGEKDPFRAASYTGAAYILTVFLLILPYFIFGNYAVALAVAIITGIIIIFVFNFYISVAKDLNFKRRFLEMAAISLGVAGLSFVLGAVVKIVFGVDI comes from the coding sequence ATGGAAAGCGGATTTTCAAAGGATATCTCAGGGATTCTCGACCATTTTCAGAAGAACGAGATAACCGAGCACCAGATATATGAAAAACTGGCAGAGAGGGAAAAAGATCCCCACAACAAAGAGGTGCTCGGGAGGATCGCCGGTGACGAGCTGAAGCATTACAATATCATAAAAAAACTTACAGGGAAGGAGTTTTCGCCGGATAAAAGAAGAATCCTGTGGTTTACAGCAATGGCAAGGGTCTTCGGACTTACCTTTACGATCAAACTGATGGAGAAAGGAGAAAAACGGGCACAGTCCGGTTACTCTGAGATAAAGGAGAAATTCCCCGAGATCAGCAGGATTCTCGCAGACGAAGAGAGGCACGAGCTCGAACTCGCCGACATGATCAACGAGGAGAAGCTCGGCTATATGGGGTCTGTCGTTCTCGGGTTAAACGACGCACTCGTAGAGCTTACGGGTGCACTTGCGGGTTTTTCCTTCGCTCTTCAGAATACAGCCCTGATCGGCGCCATCGGCCTCATCACCGGTATTGCCGCGGCGCTTTCCATGGCGGCATCTGAGTACCTGTCCGAAAAGGCGGACGGCGGAGGAGAAAAAGATCCGTTCAGGGCCGCATCGTACACAGGCGCAGCATATATACTGACGGTATTCCTGCTTATACTGCCGTACTTTATATTCGGAAATTACGCCGTCGCACTGGCTGTCGCGATAATTACGGGCATAATAATAATATTCGTCTTCAACTTCTACATCTCAGTGGCGAAGGACCTGAACTTCAAAAGAAGGTTCCTGGAGATGGCAGCGATCAGTCTCGGGGTTGCAGGACTTTCATTCGTCCTCGGAGCTGTGGTAAAGATTGTATTTGGTGTGGATATCTGA